In Spartobacteria bacterium, the sequence CTGGCAAACCATGACCTTGTAAAAAAGACGTTCGTATGTGTATACTGAAACTGTAACGCCTTCAGCCTACCGCTTTCTCCAGGATGAAACACCCCGTCGATTGATCTGCCTCAGCACCAGTGACCCAAATCCCGAATGGTATACATAGCGTTCCATCCCCCGCGCATCTTGCGTGCCCCCGTTTTCCGATTCATCCCGAAATACTCCGTATTTTGAGCAAAAAACGCTTCCACAAATTCCTTTGATCCCAAAACCTGGCCATCGCAGAAATACCGGCTTCGACACTGTAGTCGCTCGAAATCAGAAATCTTCGTCCTTCGCTTCAGCTTTTCCGGAATCATGTCCCGATCCAGCATGGCAAAATGCGGATTCTTACGTACTTCCTCATACATCAAAATCCGTTCCCAATACACATTCGATGCATCACCCCAAGCATCCACCTGTTCCGTTGCCCGAACCTCATCATCCAGCCGCTCCACCCCCGAAGCCAGTGCCGTTATTCCTTTCCTTGCAGCCATTACTCCGCCCATGGCCTCGCCCAGTCCACAAAACCGATACTCTTTTGGATCCGCCACCATGCCCGCCCGCACTGGATTCATCTCGATGTACGCGGCCATCGTCCGCAAGGCCGAACCGTCCTCTACCAATACACTCTTAAATCGATGATCCCACAGCGTTCCATACCGTCCATTATGTCGATTGTACCAGCATGAGAATCGTTGTTTCACCTGCTTCATAAACTCGCTAATATCATGCATACGTATTAGATACCGATGTTTGTCATCTTTAATCATGTCTACCAGTCCTGCCAGTGCCCATTCTGCCCATCGCACTCTGATTTCATCCACTTCCTCTTCTGTGTAAAGGCAGTTCAAGCGTCTCATCAGTTCCGTATCTGAAATGCTCTGCACGGCATTGCGCTCCGGCTCCTCCAGCAACAGGTGTATATGATTTGTCATTACTGCGTAAGTAAGAACATGTACGCCCGTAAATCCTTCCACCCGCCGGATTAATCGACGCATGTGTTCTTTTTCCCGTGTACCAAGAAGCATTTCGCGCCCCACAATGCGCGACATGCAATGGTAGTAGGCCAGGTGATCTCGTTTGATTCGTTTTTGTCTCATACGTGTATAAGAGCACAAACCTAAAAAATATGCAACATATATATCTAAAAAAAGGATGGAGATATATTATGAAAAAGAAGAGATATGTAAAACGATATACTTCGTTCTACGAATTGAATAAATATCGATGGGTAAATTTCTTTAACTTGCGATAATGCAGTATATTCCGTCTGTCGGTAAAAAAATTTGTGCGGTTTAGTCTTTCCTTCAGTTTCCTTGACTTTAGGTGGTGGTTTCCATACTTTCTGCAACATGTAGCGATTGGGTCGTAGAGCTGTATGTATTTCGTGAATTGGGTTGAGAAATTGCATTTGAGGTTGAAATGGGTTTGTTGTTTGTCGCATTGCGTCGCTTTATCTTTTTTTTCGCATGTGTATTAATATTTTGGGTTGGAAATGGATATGCTGTGACGGGTTATATCCTTTCGCAGGAACCCGGGATTGCTGACGGGCGGCGGTTGGAAATCGCTGAAGATGCGGGTAAAATCAATGTCATTGCGGAAAACGTTTCGGCAAAAGAGGTGTTGAACGGGTTGCAACAGGTTTCGGGTGTGGATCTGCAGATTGATGATCGGTTAACCCAGCTGGTCGATTTTAAGGTTTATCGTGCTTCGTTGGAAGAGGTGCTGGATAAGTTGTCCATGGGAACCGCACTGGTTTATGACACCGATAATGAAGGATGTCTTCGTTTGCTTTCTGCGACCGCTCTTTCAGAGGAAAAACGCAAGGCAACACTGCAGAAGCAGGGGGTGGTTCGCAATGATGACGAAAGCGAAGTGCTGCGTGCTTCACATATTTTGACCAATAGTGAAAAGCCGCTGGCTGACTTGCGAACCTATGGGGCTTCATCGATTTTATTACGTAATGCGATGATTGATACAGAGAACGTGAAACGCGGAGAGGTATCACTGGACGTACCGTTGGCGTTGCGGGCGGATGCAAATAATCCCTATCAGATTGTTCAGTTTGATTCGGCAACGGGCTTGTCGGGTTCCAAACTGCTGAAAGAGCAGGGGATTGATGTGCTGACGTCGATTCGAAATTTTGCCTATGTGGTGCGGGTCGATGAAGAGCAATTGGCCGTGGTGCGGGATATGTCATCAGTGACCGCTGTTGTACCTTTTCATCCTTATTTCAAAATGGCTCCCGATGTGCTGGATGCGGTGGTGAGCTGTACGAACGATGATGATCAGACGGCAAAGAAGTATGGCGTATCGACTTTTCAGGGCGTCAGCCGCAAACAGGCGGAGCGTTTGTTGTCCGATGTATCCATTGAGCATGTCACGCAATTAAACGATGCCTGGGCTTTTACTGTTTTGTGCGAACCTGCGCGCGTCGCCGAGCTCTCGCGTATTCCGGAAATCAACTGGGTGCAGCGTATGCCGGAACTTCAAATGATGAATGATTTAGCATCACGGCATACCAAAGCATCGGCATTCCATAATGTTTATACCAACTATCAGGGTCAGGGCGTCACCGTCGCTGTGCTGGACAGCGGCATTGATTTTGAGAATCCCGGATTTTCTGTGAATGCCTCGCTGCCAACTAGCACCAATATGAATTCTCGGATTGTTTATTACGGGCACAAAGATCGTTATATGTATGATACCAACGGACATGGAACCCATGTCGCCGGCTCCATTGCGGGAAATGGAGCCTTGTCGTCGACGGTTAATAAAGCACCGGGATCGGGATCAGCACCTTATGGCTCTGACCAGTTCAAAGGCGTTGCCCCGGGTGCGAATTTAGTCGTACTTAACGATTTCAACAGCTATCTGGAAGCCGAACCCATTGAATTAGCCTATGAACAGGGCGCCCGCATCGCCAATAACAGCTGGGGGGTGTCGTACAATGTATATGATCTGAACTGTCAAATATACGATCAGCGCGTACGCGATGCGTTGCCAGATGTGGACGGAGATCAGCCCTACATCGTCTTTTTTGGAGCAGGCAATACAGGTGCCGGAAATGACGACGGTTCCGGCGGCAACATGTATACGATTGGTGCGCCGGGCTTGGCCAAGAATGTCATCACCGTGGGTGCCGTCGAACAATCCCGTTTCGCCAATAACATCGAAAATATCGTTTTCGTCAGCGGTACAAACTCCACTACACGCAATGCGCTGCAGGAGACAGATTCTAATTGGCAGGTATCCAAATTCAGCAGTCGCGGACCGGTTTCGTCGACTGATTTCCGATATAAACCGGACGTGATGGCTCCGGGTGCTTATGTTTTGTCGGTACAGTCAAAATACCGTCAGCCTTATCCCGACAGCATCAAAAATGGGCCCGTGGTGGACGATTATCGCGCGGGCAACGTGGATTCCGGGACGAATTTCATGTTTATGAGCGGCACATCAATGTCAACTCCGATCGCCGCTGGTAACGGCGCACTGATCTATCAGTGGTACACCAATACGTATGGGCAGGCTCCCAGTCCGGCGCTCATGAAAGCCATCTTAGTGAACAGTGCTACCATGCTCAACAGCCGGATGTACGCCTATCCCACGCGTCCCAATAATTCATCGTCCAATATGATTGCGGGCGGCTGGGGAATGGTCAATGCCATGCGGGCCATTGAAGGCGGCACGGCCAACGGCATGGTCAAATACATTGATCAGGATCAGGTGACGTCATTGTTTGCCGGGAACGATTATTCCATTGATGTGGATCTCGGCGACAACGAAGGCGGCTGTCGCATCACGCTGGCCTGGACCGATAAAGCGGCCGAACTCTATGCAGCAAGTGCGCTGGTAAACGATTTGGATCTGGATGTAAAAACGGCTTCGGGCACCTATTATATCGGCAACTATTTTGATAGTGACATGAATTCAACTGCCTATGATCACGCGATTGATCAATCATGGTATGACGGCTACAACAACGTGGAAGTCATTTCCATTCCGCCTGGAGCGGGAAAAGGTAAAGTCACTATCACTGTGCGCGGCTGGAAAGTGTCTGCCGATACACCGCAGGATTTTGCGCTGGCGATTATGTCGGGCATTGGAGCTCCGACGACACCGCTGGGATATACTGCCGATATGAACATCGACAGCAAGGGTCGCCCGGTCGTGGCCTTTGTCCATAATAAAGCCACGGACGGAAATGATATTCGTCGGCTGCACGTTCTCCGATGGAATGGCACGCTGGGCTATTCGGGTGAGAGTGACTACTGGTTTGAGCTGGAAAATCAATGGGAAGAACTGGACGGATCAGCCAGCGGCAACGGAATTTCTTACGAAGTAACCCAATGTCAGTATCCCTCGATAGCGACGTATGGCGACGAAATCTATGCGGCTTGGTTGAGCTCGGTTCCTGCAAGCAGTTCCGCGTTTCTTTACCCGTATGTTCGTAAATTTGACGGTCACAACTGGGTTGAACTGGGTGGCTCAGCACAGGGCACCGGGCTGTCGGACAGCGGAGCTCCTGCGGCAAATGTATTAATGAAGGTCAGCCCTGCCGGTGTGCCGATTGTCGCATTTAAACGATCGTATCGTACGGCCGACTACGATGTTTATCGTCGTCCCTTTATTACATATTGGAACGGATCCACTTGGACGGGCTTTGGCGGATCGGACATTACAGGGGTCACACTGGTTGATTATGTGATGGATTTTGATGTGGAACTGGATCCATCCGGCTATCCTGTGTTGGCCTGGGTGGATATCATGGATACGGAATATATCAAGGTCGCACGATGGAACGGAACGTCGTGGGATCGTATCGGTGATGTGCGAGGTAACGGCGATTATGTTAATGCTCCGGATTTGACGATTAGCGACAATGGAACCATTTATCTGGGCTGGATTGATTTGATTACCGACGTTGATGAAGTGCTCATCAGCACCCGCCAGATCTATGTGAAGAAATATTTGGGCGGCACGTCCTGGGGCGAAATGGCCGGGTCGGCTTCGGGGCGTGGAGTGAGCCAGTCCACCAATGCTCTTACGCGTCCTATCGACTGGATTCGCATGGATGCCACCGACAGCGGCAAAGTAGCGGTAACGTGGGTCGGTTCGAACAATGGTACGAATTCGACCCTCAATGCGACCAATGCCGTCTATGTAAAACTATTTGACGGCATTTCATGGAAAGGGGTGGAAGACTCCGATGTATTCCCCGGTGTGCGCCATGAAAACAATCGGTTAAGTCGCCCTGTTGTACAATTTGACCAGACCGAACTGCCCGTGGTGACCATGACCCACGATCAGGAACAAACCGCCCTCAATCAGCCCCGAGCCATTACGGTGGCGGCGGGCGGTGACCGTCATGCTCCGATTTTTGGCGGCATTATTTCCGCCGAAGGCAATACCTCCGGTCAGGTTAAACTTCGCTGGAATATCGCTCACGACGATTCGGCAAAACCGGTGGGCTATCTCATTTATCGCGGCGCCAACACCACGGAATGCGGACAGGTACCCGATTGTGAGGCCTCCGATGTGTTTGCTCATCCCATTGCACAGGTGGGTGCGGTTCTTGAATATGTAGACAGCACGGCCACCCCTGGCTACAGCCATTGTTATGGGGTACGCGCCATTGATTCCAACGGTAATATCGATGACAATATCCAGACGCGTTCTGGTTCGCCCATTACCTTGGTGGGGGACAGCGATCATGATTGTCTGGGCAATGCCGAAGAAGTCGCGATCTCTACCGATCCCTGCAATCCCGACACCGATATCGATGGCATGTGGGACGGCTGGGAATGGTTTTATTCCACCAACAATCCTGCCCATTTATCAATGCTGAATATGAATCCGCTGGATAACGGGCTGGTGAATGTGCGCACCGGTGACGCAGGCGATCCATTGCAGGCCGGCACCGCTGATCTGGATGGTGACGGCGCCTCCAACGTAGAAGAATTTAACTGGTACACCCAGCATCATGGCGGTGAATGCCTGGTGGCGGGTGGCACACTGATCAGTCCTGATCCCACCGCATTTGATACCGATGGCGACGGCATGCCCGACGGATGGGAAATCCTGAACACGCTTGATCCCACGGATCCCGCCGATGCCGCAGAGGATCCCGATAACGACCGCCTGATTAATCTGGAAGAATACAAATGGGGAACCAATCCTTATAAAGCCGATACCGACGGCGACGGACTGGACGACGGCGAAGAAGTGCTGGTGGTGCATACCGATCCCTCCCTGACCGACTCCGATCAGGATGGACTGGACGACGGCTTTGAAATAAAAGTGGGCAGCAATCCCACGCTGGGCTCCAGCAACGGCAGCGGCATTTCCGACGGCGTGCTGTTTGAACTGGGATACGATCAGCCGCAGAGCCCCGTCTCAAGTCGCCGCGTATTCCTGCAGGAAACGTTTGAAGCGGGATCCCCTACGCTGGCCGGTTGGAGCCATGCGCCCATTTCCGCTGCGGCTCCCGATGATCTGTGGCATTTGTCCAAGGCCGAACCGGCTCCGTCGGCTCATCCCGGCATCAAGACCGCGCAGTCTCGTTCGATGGATACGTCCTATCGTTTTTCGCTGGGTACGAATTTTGAATCCAATGTCTCGAACAGCTATAATCTGGCCCGTTACATGAGCGCCGCCTTAATCAGTCCGACATTGAACGTGGCCACGTCGAAAACCCTCTTTGTCAGCTGGAATGAGTATTTCTATACCGAGCCGATGAAAGATACGGTGCAGTTGCAGATTCAGGTAGATGATGCGCTAAACTGGATTCCGGTGGATACGATGCAGTCGGGTAAAAGCGGGGTGCAGGCCACCAATGCCAATCAGTCGGCACAATGGGTCGCCCGTCAGGTGGATTTGACTGAATTTGTGGGCACGTCCAATATCACCCTGCGCTTTGTCTTTAAGAGCGACAGAGTCAATAATGATCATCCTTTTCAGGGGTGGTTTGTTGACGATGTAACGGTCTACGAAGGGGCGGGCATCGTGACCGGCTGGGTTGTCAATGCCAATGGGCAGGCACTGCAGGGTGTGACGGTTCGCGCATTGGGTCGCGGCGGCGTGACCAATCGCATCAACGGTCATTTGTTTGTGAATCCGGGCACCATTTTCAGTGAAGCAAAAACGGCGGCGGATGGGTCCTTCCAAATGAATGATCTATTGATGGGGCATTATCTGTTCAAGGCAGAACTGCCGGAATATTACGCTGAATTTTATAACGGAACCTTATGCAGTAACAATCTCTATGCTTATGGAAACGGACAGCATCCCGGCGTATATACCCGCATGGATGTCACGACCAACGGCTATGTGGCACTGACAAACTGCGGAACCGGCTTTGAATGCGATTTTGAACTGGATCCCGGCAAGGGCAATGCCTGGCTGGGTGTGAAAATGAACGATGATTCCTCGCAGACGGTGTATCTGAATGGACGTGATGGAGCTATGGCCGCCAAGGTCTGGAACGGTGTGGCTTCCACTAACCCGGCGTCTTATGGTCGGGTACCCTATAAAACGTCGTCAACAAACTGGATGTATAACGCCCCCGACTGGCTGAATCAGCCCGAACAGCCCAACCAGTTGAATGATCTGGAGCCGGGAACCTATCAGGTTTATGCCGGAGCCCGCACCAAACTCTATCCCATTCCTGAAGTTGTTCTTCGCGAAGGAGAAATGACCCTGCTGGGCATTTCCGATGACCAGACGGGCGGTTTTCTGGATGTGGTGGCTCAGGACGATGTCGCGTATTCCGTGAAAATTGACTGCCAGACAGTGAGTGGACTGACGACTCCCATTCGTAACTATGCGCTTCCCGCCGGACTGCATTGCATCGAACTGGTATCGCCCGATGCCAACCGCATTGCGCCGCAATATGTGACGGTTCCTTACAGTACCAAAGCAACGGCAACCTTTATAACCAATGCGTTGTCGGGCGCAGCGGGCATTGTGCGGCTGCATTTCCAGGATATTCATATGGAAGCGGTATCCAATGTGCAGGTTTTCGTGAATGGTGTGCTGGATGCAACGGCCAGCGCGTCGACGGTGTCGTCGTCGGATGTGACCATTGATCATCTGCTGCCGGGTCGTCATGAACTGGTCTTTACATCGGATCGCTTCAAAAATACCAAAGCCAATTCGGTGAATATTTCATCCTATGCGACCAATAGCCTGTCGGTGACGCTTTATGACGTGGATCGTGATTACGACGGCGTGGGCGACCGCACCGAAGTGGAAAGTTACGGCGCGATTTACAAATATGATCGCTCGGACGATCCCGATCACGACGGATTGAGCAACCTGCTGGAATTTGATCAGTATCGGATTCACGGGGTCTTTATGAATGCCTTCAAGGCCGATACCGATGCCGACGGCATGGATGACGGCACCGAAATGGGCTACGATGGTCATCCCCAATATCTGGCCAGAACCAAGACGTGGGCGGAAGCCACGCCCGAAGGAGCAAGCTCTGTGAGCGCGCTGTTTGCCGGGTCTTTCCTGGCCGGGAAAAACTATTTCGGTGATGCCTCAAGTAATATCTTTGCATCAATCGAGGGTGACCGCTTTTCTGCCCAGTCCGTGACCAATGCGACCATGCCGCCGCCCACGAACATCGCCGTGCGTATGGAATTCCATCAGGTGCCGGAATACATTCACGACCGCGCGGTTTCAAAATCGCATACGGCCTCCGTGGATTTGTTTGCCAATCCCATGCCCAACGAACAGGATACCGATGGTGATGGCATGTGGGACGGGTATGAATACCAGTTTATGTATATGACGAACTATGACGGGGTGGTCGTCCAGATTCTCGATCCGCTGGAAAATTATGGAGCCGACGAAGATCCCGATGCCGATGGCTTGACCAATTACCAGGAATTCCTCGGAACCAATACCACCCCCGTGCTCAACGGATGGACGGATCCCACCACGGGCGATTCCAATGGCAACGGCATTCCCGATGGATGGGAACGGCATAACGGGTTTGATCCCACCCCCGGCGGCGTGGATTGCGCCTATCAGGATCCTGATGACGATGGACTGGTCAATTTGTCGGAATATTACAGCGGTACCGATCCGCGCAATAGCGATTCCGATGGCGATTATCTGCCCGATGGCGCGGAAGTGGTGACCTATGAAACCGATCCGCTGCTGCAGGATACCGATGGCGACGGATTAGTGGACGGACGCGAAGTCTGGGATAAAAATGGCGACGGCATTCAGGACGGCGGGTTCTTTCCCAACTGGAATGGCGGCGATATGGATCACGACGGACTGGTCGACGGCCCAGCCGATCCCGATACCGACGGCGACGGCATGCCCGACGGATTTGAAGTGATGGATGCATGGGGCACTTATTACAATGACGATCGCTTGAATCCGGGCGATGCCAATGATGCCAATCTGGATTTTGATAATGACGGCCTCACCAACTTGGAAGAGTACAACATCAAGGATGGTCTCGCTGGTAACATGCCCGATGGATACAACTGGGATGATCCATCCAATCCCTTTAAAGCCGATACCGATGGCGATGGCATGCCCGACGGTTATGAAGCAGAATATGGTCTGCACCCTACCGATCCTATTCCCTATAATGGCGAATGGATTACACAGGATAGCGCACTGGGTCCCAATGGCGATTTGGATGGCGATGGGCTCTGGAACAGTCGCGAATATGCCGTGCGTTTCTATGTGGATTCGACGGCCAGTTCCAATGCGCTGACCAGCAAGAGTACCCTGCCGTGGAATCCTGATTCCGATGGCGATGGTCTGGAAGATGGTCAGGAAGATCGGATTTTCCGCTCCCTTCCGGTGTTGCAGGATTCCGATGGCGATGGCCTCTTTGACGGTACTGGTATTGCTGATCGCTGGGGTGAAGTGGAATCCACGAATAAGGGATTTATGGCACAGGTCTATGTGAATGCAGCTGATTTCTATGCGGCTCAGTCTCAGGCGTCGGCCATGCCCTGTTCTTTGAATACGAACATCGCCGGACACCTGTTAACGCTGGATTCTGTTAAAACGTACACAATGCTTCGCGATGCTGTCATACAGCAGGGACTATCAACCAACGACCTGCTGGTTCTGGGCGGTGTGAATTACGAAGGAAAAGATAATGAGGACAGCTGGTCATGGATTGATCACAAACCCTACGAAAGCTCGCTGAATCTCTTTTTCACCGGCATGAGTCCCACCAATACTCTCACGCCTGACGTCATGAATGTCATGGCGATCAACGGGATCGGTCAGCTGGTTTGTGCGTTGCCTACCAATACGTTTGTCGGATTTGTTACGGAGTGGGACCCCGTTTCACAGGCGACGAATCATTTTGATCAGGCGCTCAATGATTTGTGGATGCTACGTTGGCATCCCGATTCACCCGATCGCCCGTACTGGCAGAAGGTCGCTATCAATACGAATAATCCCGCTCGTCCATTGCCTCGCTGGGGTGCCGGTATGACTTACATCCCGGTTTATGAAACGAAGAATGAAAAGGTGAAGGATTCGGGTGATGGCGCGAAGGAATTGCTGGATAATCGCAAGCTGGTTCTGCTGGGTGGACGCGATGGCGTCTATCGCTATCGAGATGTCTGGGAATTCTGGATTGATTCGCTGGAGTGGAAACAGAGTACTGCTGGGATGGATATGATCGATAGCGATGGCAACGATCCCTCCCATCCGCAGGGAATCAGCGAATGCTCCGCCGTACCGGTCTTTGGGTATAAGAATACGAAGTCTGATGGATGCGATTGCAATGATGTTCCTTACGATTGTAACGGCGAGGGTTTTGGGTTGCCGAAAAATCGTCCGTGGGAAAATGGTAGTTCCAGCTTCGATTGGACTTATGTCATGGGCGGATGGATTCAGGATAATCTGTATCGCGGCGTGGGTGGTATTTCATTCTATAAATCCACTGATAGTAAACAGGCTGTGACTGATGAGATGGATACGGATTTTGCTGCTGGGGATTATAGTGTGAAGACTGTGGCAACGGTGATTAAGGATGAACTGATTTTGTCCGCATTTACAGGAACTGTGGTTGAAGTATTCGTGTCGCAGGGAGAACGCTTGTTTCAATCAGATACGGTTTTACTTCAGTTGCGTGCCGCTGCCGATGATCCGGTTATTCCAATGAAACATAACGAAGCGTGGACCGATGAGATTGCCAAACTAATCGTTTCGGTTGGTGATACGGTTCTTGCCGGTGATGCTTTGGCTAGTTGGGTTGTTCATTCCAACGAGGTGGTTGCTGTTCCTTACACTTTCAAGAGCTATACGGTTGATGAAGTGAATATTTCTGTCGGGGCAGAAGTATCCATGGGAGATACATTGTTTGTTTTAAGAGGCATTGGCAATATTTCCGAAGTCAAATGTCCAATAGGTTATGATTACTATGATGTGAAGAGTGTTAATGTTTCTGAGGGCGATCAGTTTGGCGTGAACAAAACATTGCTTACGGTAACGGGGTATAGCACGGATACCGATGTTGCTCATGAAACAGGTGGTTACGGAACT encodes:
- a CDS encoding transposase, giving the protein MRQKRIKRDHLAYYHCMSRIVGREMLLGTREKEHMRRLIRRVEGFTGVHVLTYAVMTNHIHLLLEEPERNAVQSISDTELMRRLNCLYTEEEVDEIRVRWAEWALAGLVDMIKDDKHRYLIRMHDISEFMKQVKQRFSCWYNRHNGRYGTLWDHRFKSVLVEDGSALRTMAAYIEMNPVRAGMVADPKEYRFCGLGEAMGGVMAARKGITALASGVERLDDEVRATEQVDAWGDASNVYWERILMYEEVRKNPHFAMLDRDMIPEKLKRRTKISDFERLQCRSRYFCDGQVLGSKEFVEAFFAQNTEYFGMNRKTGARKMRGGWNAMYTIRDLGHWC